One region of Vescimonas fastidiosa genomic DNA includes:
- a CDS encoding Gfo/Idh/MocA family protein has product MKYALIGCGRIAVNHMKAAINNKLEIVAVCDVLPEKMEALLAKYDLQNDTSIKRYTDYKQMLAENDITLASIATESGIHAEIALYCIDHGVNVIIEKPMAMNMDDAEEIVRRSEEKGVKVAACHQNRFNVAIQQMRKALEAGRFGKISHGSIHVRWNRDHSYYDQASWRGTWAQDGGCLMNQCIHGIDLLRWMMGDEVEEVYGVTKQQFHDYLECEDIGMAVVKFKNGAVGTIEGTTNVYPKNLEETLYLFGETGTVKIGGTSTNNIDVWNFADETEDDQKNKGLQEATSNVYGNGHTSLFADMMDAIEHDRKPYVDAVAGRNALEMILAIYQSAATGKPVKLPLSHVASTDFTGRFDK; this is encoded by the coding sequence ATGAAATACGCTCTCATCGGCTGCGGCCGCATTGCCGTGAACCACATGAAGGCCGCCATCAACAACAAGCTGGAGATCGTCGCCGTGTGCGATGTTCTGCCGGAGAAAATGGAGGCGCTGCTGGCCAAATACGACCTGCAAAACGACACCTCCATCAAGCGCTACACCGACTATAAGCAGATGCTGGCGGAAAACGACATAACCCTGGCGTCCATCGCCACCGAGAGCGGCATCCACGCCGAGATCGCCCTCTACTGCATCGACCACGGTGTCAATGTCATCATCGAAAAGCCCATGGCTATGAACATGGACGACGCCGAGGAGATCGTCCGCCGCAGCGAGGAGAAGGGCGTGAAGGTGGCCGCCTGCCACCAGAACCGCTTCAATGTGGCCATTCAGCAGATGCGTAAGGCCCTGGAGGCTGGCCGTTTCGGCAAGATTTCCCACGGCTCCATCCATGTCCGCTGGAACCGGGACCACAGCTACTATGACCAGGCCTCCTGGCGCGGCACCTGGGCCCAGGACGGCGGCTGCCTGATGAATCAGTGCATCCACGGCATCGACCTGCTGCGCTGGATGATGGGTGACGAGGTGGAAGAAGTCTACGGCGTTACCAAGCAGCAGTTCCACGATTATCTGGAGTGCGAGGACATCGGCATGGCCGTGGTGAAGTTCAAGAACGGCGCCGTGGGCACCATCGAGGGCACCACCAATGTCTACCCCAAGAACCTGGAGGAGACTCTCTACCTCTTCGGCGAGACCGGCACCGTGAAGATCGGCGGCACCTCCACCAATAACATTGATGTGTGGAACTTTGCCGATGAGACCGAGGACGACCAAAAGAATAAGGGCCTCCAGGAGGCCACCAGCAATGTCTACGGCAACGGCCATACCAGCCTCTTTGCCGACATGATGGACGCCATCGAGCACGACCGCAAGCCCTATGTGGACGCCGTGGCCGGACGCAATGCCCTGGAGATGATCCTGGCCATCTATCAGTCCGCCGCCACCGGCAAGCCCGTAAAGCTGCCCCTTTCTCATGTGGCCAGCACGGACTTTACCGGTCGGTTTGATAAGTAA
- a CDS encoding glycosyltransferase, whose amino-acid sequence MIKVCHMTSAHEEEDIRIFRKECVSLAEAGYDVYLVERGDSYDKNGVHIVGVGEIPTSRLKRMTEGAKMVYQAARALDADIYHFHDPELLPYGLKLKKAGKKVIFDSHEMYTEQIREKPYLPHWFARLLSHAYGKYESHVLSRIDGLVYTCLKDGVHPFAGKCRHITTIDNTPMLWELYDRYDPAAKKEAGSVVYVGGLSYARGITHLITAAAKADCTLYLAGMFDSEEYRHTVEALPGYSCVQYLGLLGREQVVALLQRCCVGAATLLNIGQYNQDDNLATKVYEYMSLGIPVLLSRSAYNERVMNQYHFGLCVEPDNVDELAQAIRYLLDHPDEARQMGENGRRAVEQQFNWGVEEKKLLALYNDILNDK is encoded by the coding sequence ATGATAAAAGTATGTCATATGACCAGTGCCCACGAGGAGGAGGATATCCGGATCTTCCGCAAGGAATGTGTTTCTCTGGCTGAGGCCGGATATGATGTATATCTGGTAGAGCGGGGAGACAGCTATGACAAAAACGGTGTACACATTGTGGGAGTGGGCGAGATCCCCACGAGCCGTCTCAAGCGTATGACAGAGGGGGCGAAAATGGTCTATCAGGCTGCCCGCGCCCTGGACGCGGATATTTACCATTTCCACGACCCGGAGCTTCTCCCTTATGGGCTGAAGCTGAAAAAGGCGGGCAAGAAAGTCATTTTCGACAGCCACGAAATGTACACAGAGCAGATTCGGGAGAAGCCATATCTTCCCCACTGGTTCGCAAGGCTGCTTTCTCATGCCTATGGAAAGTACGAAAGCCATGTTCTCAGCCGCATTGACGGATTGGTCTACACCTGTCTGAAGGACGGCGTCCACCCATTTGCCGGAAAGTGCCGGCATATCACAACCATCGACAATACGCCTATGCTTTGGGAGCTGTATGATCGCTACGACCCTGCGGCGAAGAAAGAGGCAGGCAGCGTGGTATATGTGGGCGGCCTATCCTATGCCCGGGGAATCACGCATTTGATCACCGCCGCTGCAAAAGCTGACTGTACGCTTTATCTGGCCGGTATGTTCGATTCAGAGGAATATCGCCATACCGTTGAGGCCCTGCCCGGGTATTCCTGTGTGCAGTATTTAGGGCTGCTTGGCAGAGAGCAGGTTGTCGCCTTGCTGCAGCGCTGCTGTGTCGGCGCAGCTACGCTCTTAAATATAGGCCAGTACAATCAGGATGATAATTTGGCCACCAAGGTCTACGAGTACATGTCGCTGGGCATTCCTGTGCTTTTGTCGCGCTCTGCTTATAATGAGCGGGTGATGAACCAGTATCACTTCGGCCTGTGTGTAGAGCCGGATAATGTTGACGAGCTGGCCCAGGCCATCCGCTATTTGCTGGACCATCCCGACGAAGCCCGTCAGATGGGCGAAAACGGACGCCGTGCCGTAGAACAGCAATTCAATTGGGGGGTGGAGGAGAAAAAGCTCCTTGCCCTATATAATGATATTTTGAACGATAAATAA
- a CDS encoding nucleotide sugar dehydrogenase, which yields MKFDTIYDGLIKGTEKLALVGLGYVGMPIAVEFAKHISVIGFDINEKRVQEYANGIDATNEVGEAIKNTTVDFTSDPTRLKEAKFIVVAVPTPVNPDTTPDLRPVEGASRTVGQNLTPGTIVVFESTVYPGVTEDICIPIIEKESGLKCGVDWKIGYSPERINPGDRVHTLTNIRKIVSGMDEESAREIKKVYDIVIAAGTFPVSTIKTAEAVKVVENSQRDINIAFMNEVAMICDRMGIDTDEVLAGMNTKWNALGFKPGLVGGHCIGVDPYYLTNAAEALGYHSQIILNGRKVNDSMGGFVADAAIKQMIEAGMAPKKATVVILGITFKENCPDTRNSKVVDIINRLKEYDIHPVVTDPWADAAVAQHEYGVTLTDFDKIPKADCVIVAVGHNEFRSLSMMQLKELFKKDLPDSEKVLIDVKSLYRMDELKASGIRFWRL from the coding sequence ATGAAATTCGATACCATTTACGACGGTCTTATCAAGGGTACGGAAAAGCTGGCCCTGGTGGGCCTGGGCTATGTGGGTATGCCCATTGCCGTGGAGTTTGCCAAGCACATCTCCGTCATCGGCTTTGATATCAATGAAAAGCGTGTGCAGGAGTACGCCAATGGAATCGACGCCACCAACGAGGTGGGTGAGGCCATCAAGAACACCACCGTGGACTTCACCTCCGACCCCACCCGGCTGAAGGAGGCTAAGTTCATCGTGGTGGCCGTGCCTACGCCGGTAAACCCCGACACCACCCCGGACCTGCGCCCGGTGGAGGGGGCCTCCCGCACCGTGGGCCAGAATCTGACCCCCGGCACCATCGTGGTCTTTGAGTCCACGGTGTACCCCGGCGTCACCGAGGACATCTGCATTCCCATTATTGAGAAGGAGTCCGGCCTGAAGTGCGGTGTGGACTGGAAGATCGGCTACAGCCCCGAGCGCATCAACCCCGGTGACCGGGTCCACACCCTCACTAACATCCGCAAGATCGTCTCCGGCATGGACGAGGAGTCCGCCCGGGAGATCAAGAAAGTATATGACATCGTCATCGCCGCCGGCACCTTCCCCGTGTCCACCATCAAGACCGCCGAGGCCGTGAAGGTGGTGGAGAACAGCCAGCGGGATATCAACATCGCCTTTATGAACGAGGTGGCTATGATCTGCGACCGTATGGGCATTGACACCGACGAGGTTCTGGCGGGCATGAACACCAAGTGGAACGCCCTGGGCTTCAAGCCCGGTCTCGTAGGCGGCCACTGCATCGGTGTGGACCCCTACTACCTGACCAATGCCGCCGAGGCTCTGGGCTATCACAGCCAGATCATTCTAAACGGCCGCAAGGTCAACGACAGTATGGGTGGGTTCGTAGCCGACGCCGCCATCAAGCAGATGATCGAGGCGGGTATGGCCCCCAAGAAGGCCACTGTGGTCATCCTGGGCATCACCTTCAAGGAGAACTGCCCCGACACCCGCAACAGCAAGGTGGTGGACATCATCAACCGCCTGAAGGAGTACGACATCCACCCTGTGGTCACCGATCCCTGGGCCGACGCTGCCGTGGCCCAGCATGAGTACGGCGTGACTCTGACGGATTTTGATAAGATTCCCAAGGCCGACTGCGTCATTGTGGCTGTGGGCCACAACGAGTTCCGCTCTCTGTCCATGATGCAGCTGAAGGAGCTGTTCAAGAAGGACCTGCCCGACAGCGAAAAAGTGCTCATCGATGTAAAGAGCCTGTATCGCATGGACGAGCTGAAGGCCTCGGGCATTCGGTTCTGGAGACTGTAA
- a CDS encoding acyltransferase produces MEEKYFVHPSSFVDDDVEIGEGTKIWYFCHIQKGARIGKHCSLGQNVNVSNHVKVGDGCKLQNNVSLYEGVELEDYVFCGPSCVFTNDLTPRAKYPKGSAGYKKTYLREGASIGANATIVCGHTVGRWALIGAGAVVTDDVPDYALMLGVPARIIGWACECGALLHFDGGKATCADCGRSYEMKVENKVEECK; encoded by the coding sequence ATGGAGGAGAAATATTTTGTACATCCCTCCAGCTTCGTGGATGACGATGTAGAGATCGGTGAGGGCACCAAGATCTGGTATTTCTGCCACATTCAAAAGGGCGCCCGCATCGGAAAGCATTGTTCCCTGGGGCAGAATGTGAATGTCAGCAACCATGTGAAGGTAGGCGACGGCTGCAAGCTGCAAAACAATGTCTCTCTGTATGAGGGTGTGGAGCTGGAGGACTATGTGTTCTGCGGCCCCTCCTGCGTATTTACCAACGACCTGACCCCTCGGGCCAAGTACCCCAAGGGCAGCGCCGGGTATAAAAAAACCTATTTGCGTGAAGGGGCATCCATCGGCGCCAACGCCACCATCGTCTGCGGCCATACCGTCGGACGCTGGGCCCTTATAGGCGCAGGCGCGGTGGTGACGGATGATGTACCCGACTATGCCCTGATGCTGGGCGTGCCGGCCCGGATCATTGGCTGGGCCTGCGAGTGCGGCGCACTGCTGCACTTTGATGGCGGCAAGGCTACCTGTGCCGACTGCGGCAGAAGCTATGAGATGAAAGTAGAAAATAAAGTAGAGGAGTGCAAATAA
- a CDS encoding DegT/DnrJ/EryC1/StrS family aminotransferase, whose translation MQFIDLKAQYAALKDEINANIQAVLDSAQFIGGPQVKELEQELADFVGRKHCITCANGTDALQIAYMVAGVGEGDAVFCPDMTFISSTEPAKMFGATSVFCDITKDTYTLCPESLEKQIKAVLAEGKLTPKAVVAVDILGNPCDYDTIAPICEKYGLILIEDAAQAFGASNKGRKCCSFGYIATTSFFPAKPLGCYGDGGAIFTDDDTAADIIRSLCVHGKGPGGKYDNIRVGMNSRLDTVQAAILLPKLKALKDYEIDRRQEVAGRYNAAFSKDFTTPFVAEGCVSAWAQYAILAKDTQTRDKVIAHLKEKNIPNMVYYPTPQHALPVFKAEPHYGETYANADDYCARTLSLPMHPYMDAAEQQQVIDAVLEAL comes from the coding sequence ATGCAATTTATTGACCTGAAAGCCCAGTATGCGGCCCTGAAGGACGAGATCAATGCAAATATCCAGGCGGTGCTGGACTCTGCCCAGTTCATCGGCGGGCCCCAGGTAAAGGAGCTGGAGCAGGAGCTGGCGGACTTTGTAGGCCGCAAGCACTGCATCACCTGCGCCAACGGCACCGATGCCCTGCAGATTGCCTACATGGTGGCGGGCGTAGGGGAGGGGGATGCCGTGTTCTGCCCGGACATGACCTTCATCTCCTCCACGGAGCCGGCTAAGATGTTCGGTGCTACCTCCGTGTTTTGTGACATTACCAAGGATACCTATACCCTCTGCCCCGAGAGCCTGGAAAAGCAGATAAAGGCCGTCCTGGCTGAAGGCAAGCTCACGCCCAAGGCCGTGGTGGCCGTGGATATTCTGGGTAACCCCTGCGACTACGACACCATCGCCCCCATCTGCGAGAAGTACGGCCTCATTCTCATCGAGGACGCCGCCCAGGCCTTCGGCGCGTCTAATAAGGGCCGCAAGTGCTGCTCCTTCGGTTACATCGCCACCACCTCGTTCTTCCCGGCCAAGCCCCTGGGCTGTTACGGCGACGGCGGTGCCATTTTCACTGATGACGATACCGCGGCGGACATCATCCGCTCCCTGTGCGTCCATGGCAAGGGCCCCGGCGGCAAGTACGACAATATCCGTGTGGGCATGAACTCCCGGCTGGACACCGTCCAGGCGGCTATTCTGCTGCCCAAGCTGAAGGCACTGAAAGACTATGAAATTGACCGCCGCCAGGAGGTAGCCGGGCGGTATAACGCCGCGTTCAGCAAGGATTTCACCACTCCCTTTGTGGCAGAGGGCTGCGTGTCTGCCTGGGCCCAGTATGCCATCCTGGCCAAGGATACCCAGACCCGGGACAAGGTTATCGCCCATCTGAAGGAAAAGAATATTCCCAATATGGTTTACTATCCCACCCCCCAGCACGCCCTGCCCGTGTTTAAGGCCGAGCCTCACTACGGCGAGACCTATGCAAATGCCGACGACTACTGCGCCCGGACCCTGTCGCTGCCCATGCACCCGTATATGGATGCGGCGGAGCAGCAGCAGGTCATTGACGCGGTTTTGGAGGCGCTGTGA
- a CDS encoding UDP-3-O-(3-hydroxymyristoyl)glucosamine N-acyltransferase: MKLSTLLPELLPQYDFKLENEQEFSTLGLVVAEVKEPFCTFVDTEHALKDLHDGITMVITTPEIAPKLVKQGRGVCITEQPRVVFFRLHNALGQHGGYARARHATRIGKNCSISPLAVVAKENVIIGDNVVIEEFAVIRDNVTIGDNCVIHAGVKIGFNDFEYKKENGKLFTVAHYGGVILGEEVELHPNTCVNKALYPWDNTVIGDRCKIDMLVQVSHGVKVGRDTMIVGLSGIGGRTEIGENSWIGYGCIIRNGVHVGNNARANMGAVVSRDVADGQAVTGNFAIDHDIFMENLKRAAKPTKERNE; this comes from the coding sequence ATGAAGCTGAGCACATTGCTGCCCGAACTGCTGCCGCAGTATGATTTCAAGCTGGAAAATGAACAGGAATTCTCCACGCTGGGACTGGTGGTGGCGGAAGTTAAGGAACCCTTCTGCACCTTTGTGGATACAGAGCACGCACTGAAGGACCTGCACGACGGTATCACCATGGTCATCACAACGCCGGAGATCGCTCCGAAGCTGGTGAAGCAGGGACGGGGGGTGTGCATTACGGAGCAGCCCCGGGTCGTGTTTTTCCGGCTGCACAACGCCTTGGGTCAACATGGAGGGTATGCCAGAGCCCGTCATGCTACCAGGATCGGGAAAAACTGCTCCATCAGCCCCCTGGCTGTGGTAGCCAAGGAAAATGTCATCATCGGTGACAATGTGGTTATCGAAGAATTCGCTGTAATCCGGGACAATGTGACCATCGGAGACAACTGCGTGATCCATGCCGGCGTAAAAATCGGATTTAACGACTTTGAATATAAAAAAGAGAACGGAAAGCTCTTTACCGTGGCCCATTACGGCGGTGTGATCCTGGGCGAGGAGGTGGAGCTGCATCCCAATACCTGCGTTAATAAAGCTCTCTATCCTTGGGATAATACGGTTATCGGTGATCGCTGCAAGATAGATATGCTGGTGCAGGTCTCTCACGGCGTTAAGGTCGGCAGAGATACTATGATCGTGGGCCTTTCCGGAATCGGTGGCCGCACGGAGATCGGCGAGAATAGCTGGATCGGGTATGGCTGTATCATCCGCAACGGCGTGCATGTCGGCAATAATGCCAGAGCGAATATGGGCGCCGTTGTTTCTCGGGATGTGGCGGACGGACAAGCCGTTACCGGCAACTTCGCCATTGACCATGACATTTTTATGGAGAATTTGAAACGCGCGGCAAAGCCGACGAAAGAAAGGAATGAGTGA